Proteins encoded together in one bacterium window:
- a CDS encoding D-Ala-D-Ala carboxypeptidase family metallohydrolase — translation MLQAKIENFTEKEIGCRCCGKINVSDKGIICLQAFRYYLNNKFKKNIRLNIESGCRCILHNKNEGGEKNSRHECETKKSDAFDLTSPDIDYKTIYQAAVDSKLFSTIIRYDIKHFVHVDTRPRANYGIEFWAWNK, via the coding sequence AAATTTTACAGAAAAAGAAATCGGATGCAGATGTTGCGGCAAAATTAATGTCAGTGACAAAGGCATAATCTGTTTGCAGGCATTCAGATATTATCTGAATAACAAGTTTAAGAAAAATATCAGGCTCAATATTGAATCCGGCTGCAGATGCATCCTGCATAACAAAAATGAAGGCGGCGAAAAAAATTCCCGCCACGAGTGTGAAACAAAAAAATCTGACGCTTTTGATCTTACCAGCCCAGATATTGATTATAAAACAATTTATCAGGCGGCGGTTGATTCAAAACTCTTCTCCACAATAATCCGGTACGACATAAAACATTTTGTTCATGTAGATACAAGACCCAGAGCAAATTACGGCATAGAGTTTTGGGCTTGGAATAAATAA
- a CDS encoding DUF4268 domain-containing protein, whose protein sequence is MLKTTSETAFKSRKDFRSFVAEAGKEKLEEIIGSNLQILSVSEESTDEKADILAVCNIHERTVIECELKQNIKTLAGLLKHASSYSAKNILWLVNQEIPDAIDTARWLSKIISYEVKLYIVKCFIKNDEICFKNLLIPSANTYQRPKAKITNTKENQEKFWQEFQKYTADNNLPLKINPAPQHWQYVSIGMQGVSIQLTINTTKNNLGCELLIANDKDLFYKLEEHKKEIEKQLGKLDWQALEGKKSSRIRATLDFNIENTNFEEGILWLINTTNKFKDIFSKHLA, encoded by the coding sequence ATGTTAAAAACAACAAGTGAAACCGCTTTCAAAAGCAGAAAAGATTTCAGAAGCTTTGTCGCAGAAGCAGGAAAAGAAAAATTGGAAGAAATTATCGGGTCAAATCTTCAGATTTTATCAGTATCAGAAGAATCAACGGATGAAAAGGCAGATATATTAGCTGTTTGCAATATCCACGAAAGAACAGTTATCGAATGCGAACTGAAACAAAACATTAAAACCCTTGCAGGGCTTTTAAAACACGCATCAAGTTATAGTGCAAAAAACATCTTGTGGCTTGTAAATCAAGAAATCCCCGATGCTATAGACACAGCAAGGTGGCTCAGCAAAATTATTTCTTATGAAGTCAAGCTATACATAGTTAAATGCTTTATAAAAAATGACGAAATATGCTTCAAAAATCTTTTAATACCATCAGCAAATACTTATCAGAGACCCAAAGCTAAAATTACAAATACAAAAGAAAATCAGGAAAAATTCTGGCAGGAATTTCAAAAATATACAGCAGATAATAATTTGCCTCTAAAAATTAACCCTGCACCACAACACTGGCAATACGTTTCAATAGGTATGCAGGGAGTTTCAATACAACTGACAATAAATACAACCAAAAATAATCTCGGATGTGAACTCCTGATTGCAAACGATAAAGACCTTTTTTACAAGCTGGAGGAACATAAAAAAGAAATAGAAAAACAACTTGGCAAACTTGACTGGCAAGCATTAGAAGGAAAGAAATCTTCAAGAATAAGAGCAACTCTGGATTTCAACATCGAAAATACAAATTTTGAAGAAGGAATTTTATGGCTAATAAATACAACCAATAAGTTCAAAGATATATTCAGCAAGCACCTAGCCTGA